Proteins co-encoded in one Heptranchias perlo isolate sHepPer1 chromosome 9, sHepPer1.hap1, whole genome shotgun sequence genomic window:
- the ankrd45 gene encoding ankyrin repeat domain-containing protein 45: protein MEEIMDPDGENDTEKEVTDPDNEDTAETEDLELENVNNFLTSVLTGDTENLHKCFEGLDDPNHEKANRLLNIHDDVGRNALHIASMLGHCEVIKELVAQGANVNEKTSRGYTPLHCGAAWGKLDSLKTLVELGASVQESSFRNEKARDIANRYSKTDCTEFLDWAEVKLVLELYINNIQETVADLEKVQGKLTKHDKTIFANACRAKSDWLHSAQNASVQEFQEQKKLLEVTVEPIMTKLTTPSPQSRKPSKTQTPSLPLA, encoded by the exons atggaAGAAATTATGGATCCAGACGGTGAAAATGACACTGAAAAAGAAGTTACAGACCCCGACAATGAAGATACGGCAGAAACTGAAGATCTTGAGCTAGAAAATGTAAACAACTTTCTTACCAGTGTGCTCACAGGAGATACTGAGAACCTTCACAAGTGTTTTGAAGGTTTAGATGATCCAAACCACGAGAAAGCAAATAGATTGCTAAATATACACGATGACGTCGGCAGAAATGCTCTCCATATAGCCTCCATGCTGGGTCACTGTGAAGTTATCAAGGAGTTGGTGGCACAAGGAGCAAATGTGAATGAGAAAACTAGCAGAG GGTACACACCCTTACACTGTGGTGCTGCCTGGGGGAAGCTGGATAGCCTGAAAACTTTGGTGGAACTCGGAGCTAGCGTTCAAGAAAGCAGCTTCAGAAATGAAAAGGCACGAGATATAGCTAATCGATATTCAAAGACTGATTGCACAGAGTTTCTAGATTGGGCAG AGGTCAAACTGGTTTTGGAGTTGTATATTAATAACATCCAGGAAACTGTTGCTGATCTTGAAAAGGTGCAGGGCAAGCTGACCAAGCATGACAAG ACTATCTTTGCAAATGCCTGCCGTGCAAAATCCGATTGGCTGCATTCAGCACAGAATGCTTCCGTACAGGAATTCCAGGAGCAAAAGAAACTGCTGGAGGTGACTGTGGAACCAATAATGACCAAACTAACAACACCAT CTCCACAGTCCAGAAAGCCCTCTAAAACCCAAACACCATCTTTACCGTTGGCTTAA